The Mus caroli chromosome 15, CAROLI_EIJ_v1.1, whole genome shotgun sequence DNA segment GTAGGCCAGAAAGGAAGATGGTTGCAGGTAGGTCAGATGGCTAGGAGAGCTTGGACCCAGCCACGACTCTCCTAGGGAGAGAGGATGATCCCAGGAAGGGGCTTTGGGTTGTGTCCCTGGACGTCTGAGTGACCTCCATGACGACCGATGGAGGCTGGTGAGGAACAGTAGTACCTGCACTCTGGGGCTATGGGAAATCATGATGTGATCACCATGCTGTCCTTGTGGGCAATGCTTTCCTCGTGGCTTCTTTGCTAATCTGTTGGCTGAGTgtggacttgggagggaaagcaAGGAAGAGAGGAGCATCAGGGCAGCCCAGAGCTGGGCAAGTGTCAACATTTCCGTGCCCACGGCGGCAGGCACAGCATCACCTTAAACCTGCCCAGGCAGGCATCAAGGAAGGCATGGCTCAGGATGCCAGGCAGCAGGGTGGGAGAGGGACACACAGGCTGCCGATGCCTGGGAGTGTGATCTTGGGGACAGGGCAGCACTGAGGTGCCCTGCTCCCGAGAAGTCAGTTGGACAGATGACCTTGCAGGagtttcctgtctctgccccataCAAGCCCTCTGGGCCTGTGATGCCCAGCCTGACTTCCAGGGAAGGCATCACAGTGTGAAAAGAAGGGTGGCATAAGGGCAGGCCTCCTGGATAAGGACACTAGGAGATATCTGATGCTTCTGAGTTGGGGTCCATATCTGTATTGGGAAGCAGAGATCCCAACTGTCTGCCCCACTGCTGAAGACTCTAAGCCTTGACTCTCCTACGCCCACTGTGGAAACAAAGGGCCTTCAGCTTTGAGATGTTCCCCAGGTAGAGTGAAGGCCATCTGCAGAGTGAaccagaaggaaaatgaaaaggagtTTGGCTGGTCCTAGACGCAGACACACAAGGCCAGCATGGTGCTTACTTAGTGATGGTCCAAGTTGGACACAAGCTGGATGTGGAAGGCAGCTCATACCTGACAGAAGGTATCCTCCTCTTGACCTTGCATCTAGCACCAGGGGCCAGCCCAGGAAGGGACACCGCTATGTGACCCTAACCCAGCCTTCTGCACTCTATGGGCAGTCCCGTTGTCTGTTATCTCTGTGATGGTCCTGAGCAGCCTGAAAAGTGGGAGAAGAGGCTTCTCTGGCAGAGGTTTTCTGGAGAGGTGCCAGTCACCATAGTCTGGGGAAGGATGCTCAGAGCTCCTCTTTGTTGCTGTCAAGGGATTGAGTCAGAGGCCCTGGAGCTGAGGAGTGGTCACCAAGCCACCGACTGCTGTTCTCCATGGCCGTGTAGTCCTGCAGGAGCCTGCTTTCCACACCATGCTGCCAAAGGCTCTTGGTGCTTGAGAGCCCCTGCATTCTCAGGTATCCCTGCTGGCAAAAGGGCGGCAGCCTCTGGCGTGTGAGCGTGAACAGGAAACAGGACTCTATGTGAAGACAAAAGGAGGTATCAGGCCAGGCTTGGGAGACAAGCATGGAGAGGAGCTGAGGCAATGCTGGGGACCTAGGTAACCACATATTATACTTTCTACCTAGCAGtcatcttggttttcttttctttttttttttttaagatctatttatttattatatgtaagtacactgtagctgtcttcagacactccagaagagtgcgtcagatcttgttgcagatggttgtgagccaccatgtggttgctgggatttgaactctggacctttggaagagcagtcgggtgctcttacccactgagctatctcaccagtcTCCCATCTTGGTTTTCATATGGTATATACGACTCTATACTCCCTGCACTTAGCCATCACTATCAACAGGACCATCACAGTGGTATATTATACCTGAGTTGGGTAATCCTTACGTGCTGATTAGCTTTCTGTCCGCTGGACACAGgatagggtcatctgggaagagggccccattttattttattttattttatttttttattttttgctttttcgagacagggtttctctatatagccctggctgtcctggaactcactttgtagaccagactggcctcgaactcagaagtccacctatctctgcctcccaagtgttgggattaaaggcgtgtgccaccaccacccagcttattttattttgttttatttatttattttgtttttttttcgagatagggtttctctgtgtagccctggctaacctggaactcactctgtaccaggctggccttgaactcagaaattcacctgcctctgcctcccgagtgctctctctacatagccttggttatcctggaacccacaatgtagaccaggctggcctcaaacataagatctgccttcctctgccttcctgctgctgagattaaaggcatgctggCTGAAGAGGAAACCTTAACTGCAGGGTTGCCTCCATCTGATTTCtggtaggcaagtctgtgggggattAGTGTGGCAgtgcccagctcactgtggttggtgcatccctgggcaggtggtcccagTTGCATAAGAAAGCTgtctgagcaagctatggggagcacAGGCCAGCAAGGGTGCTCCTTCATTACccttgcttcagttcctgcctttcaTTCACaatgaactgtgacctggaagtgtaagaggGAGGAATATACCTTTACCCCCCACACTGCTGGtcttggtattttatcacagcaatggaaagcaaactaggataTCTTATCTTGTTTGTAATGGCTTCAGAGCTTAAGAACAGACACGCAACAATTTGGGAAAGCTAAAGGGAAGCCATAAAGTGAAAATGCGCTAGTTCTATTCAGAATAAGGAAAGAGTTGCCTTGTATGCAGCTGCTAAGTGCTGTGGTAAACTGAATCTTGCATGTGGGAACccaggagagggaaaaagaaatccTCGGGGCACTGATAAATatcacataaaacaaacagacattaAATCTGTGTGGGAACACTTAACACATGGATACACTTTCATATTCTGACATCAAAGTGTTCTGCCAGCAATCATCAAATCTAATTGAGATTTCATTTTGGGATTCCCCAAAGTTAGTGGGCCCAAGCCCCTGGCTCTAAGTAGAGATTTGGCTATATTCACTCAGGCATTCACTGGGGGTCTTGGCCCACATCCTGCATGGTCTGGATGGAAACACATCCAGGGTACCAAACAAAGGCTGGGTGGGGATAAGCCACTGGTCTTTTGTGGACTCTTGGAGCCTTGAGGAATGGGCAGGCAGTTTGAAGCCAAGGGCTCCCTTTTCTAGGCATTTCAGGAGTCTGTATGATCAAGGTTGGCTGCTCACAGACTATAGGAACTGCAGAGGTGATCAGCTCGGGCTCTGCTCTGTGGGTTAACCAAGATAGGATGATACTTAGCTGATTAGGACTGGCGTGTCACACAGTAGCAAGTCAGCTCCCAAGCTATCATTTCAAAGTAGACTCAGGATAAAGCAGGATGCTCTTTGACTGGCTGGAGGCGGTCTCTAACTTGACTTGGAGAATGGTGTCAGACATTTGACAGCTGTTTGACATGTTCTCTCAATGACAGAAAAAGCACTGGACTCAAAACATCCGGGGGTTTCAAAGGACAAAAATATTGGcttatttctgtcattttctcttctagATCATTTGAGTTCTTGTCCTAGGTCCCTCTTTGTATTTAGCCGTCAGTTCTGCCTTCCAACTTACCAATTCTCTCTTTACCTCTGTCTAATCCATCAACTCCTTATATCAAGCTTCTCACTTCAAGCATAATTTCCATTAGTTTTATCTGCCTcgttttctctagctcttctttacttttctcctgccttctttttccctttccttttcctgtgctAGGCCTCAAACCCACGCATGGTAGCACTCTAACACTAAGATATACATCCCACCATCTGCCCTCTCAGAAACTTGGTTACCTGCATAGAAGCTACGCAGATCTGTGTCCAGACAGTTTTCCAAGAAGCGCCTCAATGGGAGGATGTGTCCTACTGGGGCTGTCCAGTCAGTCAGGAAGTCCTCCACGATGTGATGGATGGCCACAGGCCGAGGCAGGGGCCACTGCGCAGGACGGAACCGCATATCTTGCTCTGTAGGAGGAGGGAGGCATCAGGGCCTGGCCCTTCATGCTGGCACATCCCCCTTCTCTCATGATTGCCTTCCTGTGGTGGTTCTGCCAGGCTGTGGTCAGCTTGGCCACCAGCCACCTTCATGtagctggaggaagaggaaccaGAGCTGCTGCCTGTGGTTTCTGAGTGCTCACATGGACCAGTGAGCATAGAGTGTTCATCTAGACTCACCCTGCCCTCTAAGCGCCCACCCCATAGGCCACTAGACCAACACTGCCCATCCCTGGAAACCAGACTCTAGGAGGTGGCCAATCCTAGTTGGCCAGTGTTCAGGCTGCCGACTACAGACCTGCACTCCCCATTCCCCACCTTCTGAAGCTGCCTCTGCCCTGGGGAACAATCCCCAGCTGGGCCACCTCTTCCTTTTTGGGGGACAAGGTCTCAAGTAGCCCGAGGTtgttctgcctctgtttctcctatgctgagattacagaaggGTGGCTCAGTACACTCAGCTCTGAGACAGGAGCTCACTagatagcctaggctggccttgagctcatggcAAACCTGCCCCAGCCTCCTTAGCCCTGGGGTGACAAGCACCTGTCTGGAGCACCCCTCATCAACCTGAGACCTTTCAAGCTCTGAACTGAAAGGCTTGATACCTCGGCTGTGCCTTTGGGCCACCGGCAGATCGTGTGTCCCCTCCTGCAGTCCTACATGGACTGACCATCAGCatcccactttgtagaccaggaagCAAGGCTCAGCAGAGTTAAGTAAAACGGCCAAGGTCAAAGTGATGTCAGTGCAGAAGTGTGAATTTGGCCTGGCGATTCTGTACTGGGTTCTTGTCCTTGTCCGgtttattgttactgttgtttgtgtgggcacacatgtcaCAGAGcctgtgtggtggtcagaggacacatCGGGGCCGtcggttctcttcttctacctttgcgtgggttccagggattgaacctaggtctcCAGGCTTCCATGGTAAGTGCCTCTAACCACTCAGTCATCTTACCCACCATTCTTCTTACAACTCACCTGCAGTACCTCCCCCCACTTTGAGACACCACAACATGACAGCACTCCTTTCACTACATAGTACCCAGAGACCATGTGTGGCTTACTCGGGTACCCCGAGTGCCCTCtgtcagctgtagaagttctgaATGTCCTTGTGGTGCCTGCTTTGTAGATAGAGGTGGTCCAGGAAGAGGCCTCTGAAGAGGCTGAGTGCAGGGAGGGTGGAGGGCAGCTTACCAGTGGGGAGGTGTCTGTAGTAGTAGATGACAGGGTGAAGGAAGTTAGACATCCAGGCATCTTCTATGTGTGCCACAGACCGGTCATAATAGAAGACGTCCTTCTCAGGCCCAGAGAAGTTTTTGCCATATTCCATGTTGATGACAAAGAGCCCATGCCGTGCTGTCCTCCCTGTGAGCATCTCCAGCTGGGCCAGCATCTGCATAGGGAACTCCTCCAGGTACTCAAAGGCTGTGGCGTTCCTGTGGGTGGGACCCGGGAGCACTCAGGACCAGGGAGGGGTGCAGGTTCACCACAGGGGTAGTGCTGTGGACTGACCAGGAACCTTCCACCCTATAATACCGCTGTGGCAGCTGTGCCTTCTGGAATATCTGGGGCAGGTTCCAGAAAGCTCTCTTCAACCTGAGAGTATGCCAGGGGCAAGGGTGTTCCAGGATGAGGTCAGGGAGGTCAGGGGATTTGAGTAAAGGAGGTATGGGGTGAATGTATGCGTAAGTGGATGGAGAAGGGGAGCTGTTGGCCCCAGGGGCGTGGGGGGCAGGGACAACAGTATGACTATCCTTTTAAAAGGGTGGCTGGTGGCTACCGAGGGCAGAGTGACTGTGTTGGGAGGCCACTGGGCCATTGTGGGTGTTGGGACTAGGATGCTGAGTGAGCCCTGGGTTCTGGCATGAGCCCCTGCTCTAGACAGCTCTGGCACTCACGGAAGGGGTGCTGAGGGGAAGGCAAGGAGGTATGCTGAGCTCCTGGCCTCCCCGTGTCCCTGACCTAGGGGTTGAGCAGCCGGGGCTTTGGATCAAGGGGTGTCCTCTGACTTAGGCATCTTCCTGTGTCTCACCTGCCTGTCCTCTGTAAAGtcctcccttgctctctcctgACACGTCCTGTACTGTATCCTTGGGCTCTGTTTGTCCTGGATGTGCCAGTAATCATTTGATCTAAAAGGGCCAAGCAGGTCCTTGCCTGAGGGGACTCTTATCTTCACCCTTCAATGCTGCAAGGGAATTATGCTCATTTTGTAGATGAGGCAAGAAGTGCAGAGCTTAAATAACCCCCCCTCCCAAACCATACAGTAAGATGCCTAAAATCCGGGGTTTACATGTGGGCTGTCTCGAAGACCTTGTGGTATTTACCTCGCTGACTTCCTTGCCACAGTAGATTAGCCTCTGCAGGCCTCCTTTGCACAAGAAACAACCGGACCACTTAGCACACAGAATAGTACCAGAAGCAAGGGGCAGGGTGTCTGGGTaaagcagggttgggggagatgAAGTGGGAAGGGTTACTCACTCCTTCAACAAGATGATGTCAGCCAGCACACTGAACATCTGGTACAGCCCAGAAGCCTCATTTACACGCCGAATGATGGAGCTGGTCAGCTGTGTGATGGGGTACTCTATGGATGGCCAGGGGATGCCATGATGCCGATGTTCCAGTAGCCGGTGGACAGCACGCACTGAAATGGCCAGAGGGAGGAAGGGCCAAGATTTTATCTTGGCTCAGTGGAGAGAGGCCCAGGCCTGAGAACAGTGGCAGTGAGAGCTAAAAGTATAGGTCTATGTAGAGTATATACAGACATAGAGTATATACAGAGAATATGTAgagtgtatatatagtatatacagaGTATACAGAGTATATGTAAAGTGTTTACAGAGTATATGTAGAGTATATACAGTATATACGTAGAGTATATACAGGGTATATATAGAGAGTGTATACAGAGTAAATGTAGactatatataaagtatatatagaGTATACAAGGCCAGGTGGcaaatatttcttcttcataGTCACATGCAGTCAGGGACCCTGCTCCATTCTGTCTCTTGGGTATCAGGCAGAGTATGGGTGCGGTGGATTTGGGTGTGAGTGGTTTACCCCTGCTTGAGGCTATCTGTACATGGAAGTTTCCCTGCCAATGTCATCCTTTACACTGGGTGAGATACACTGTATCTAACCCTGATACAGAGCTTTCCATCCTCCTTGGAGGTCATCTCTAAGGCCTCATGGACATTCTGGCTGCTTCTGTTGTTCTCAGCTCAAATCTACCCGTCACTGTCTTGTTGTGAGATCTCTTGTAGAAGGCAGCTGTTGGCGCCCAagccagtactcaggaggtttACTTCCCACCTGGGGCTGCTCTACCTATAGTGGAATGTGCCAGCCAACACAATTACTTGTTCTTCCAAAGTTAATAAAACACCCAATGCAATGAGGCTGGGCCACAAGCCAGCTGCTCATAAGAAAGGAGACAGCGGCAAAAATAGAGGGGTCTGGGAGGTGTCTGGGATGGAGAACAAGCCTGGCACCTCAAGAATGCAAGACCTTTGCAGAGCAGGTGACAGCATGCTGAGGCGTGGGACTTTCCAGGGGGTGCAAGAGAAACCATGAAAGATCAAACTCAGAAAATGGCGAAATTTCCTCATTGCTTTTGGTACTGTGGAAGGAACCTGGAGTCTTGTACATGTGAAACAAGTGTTCTGTCACTAAGCTACATTCTGTCCCTTTTCTTACTTTGAGAAGGgtctaagttgcccaggctggccttggactcactatgtagctttccCTGTCAACTAGAAAGGGCATTGAAGTGTAAACTCTGGGCCTGAGGTGACAAAAgccatcaaactaaatggaaacaggaggatgtGGACTCAAGGCCCTTAGGGTTTGGTTGTGGCCCACGTAGTGGTAGCCAGGCAATGTGGCACCCACTCCATGGGCTAAAGGGACTTCTCTAGGTGTCACCACCTGAGGAGCTGTGAGCCTGCTAGGATCTCCCAGTAACACCTTTTTTGCTTCTAAAGATACACACCAGGGGACTGACAGCTGATCTCCAGGGTTGCTCAGATGAGCTTAAGTATTTAATGTCACCTGCCAGGCAGGAGAGCCGGGGATGTATTCTCAAGCATCAGCCAGCAGCGTCATCCCCACAGTGCCCACTCTAACCTGGGAGTGAGGGCATGATCTCCCCAGGCAGAGGGCAATGCCAAGTTTGCTATCACCTCTTACTTTTCATGCTACAGAGAAACTCATCGGGCTGGCAATGTGGCTTGGCAGGTAAGAAGGCTTGACCTGCCATCAttcctgagtttaatcctcaggtcccacatagtggaaggagaaaactgactccccaaAGGCCGTCCCCAGACGTGGACACATacgctgtggcacatgtgtgacCCCAGTAAGTGATTACagattttgtgtggttttgtctttttcaGCTTTTCTACAATAAGCACATAATTCTTTGCATCAAGATCTGTGCAGGGGCCCCTCCTCTGAGCGCCACATCATCTGCCTTATTGCCtgcatgaagaaaacaaagcacaaaccatgtgtggtagtgcacatctgtaatctcagaaacagggaggctgaggcaggaggattgggagtttgaggctagcctgggctatcacAGCCTGCTCCAAATGTTTTACTACCGTTACCTCTTGTAGGTCATTTTTCTCCCCCTGGCTCAGTACTGTGGACCCTGGACTGGGGTTGAGGATACACGGACCAACAAGACTCAGGCCCCCCGAGTAAAAGCTTCCCCTGGATGCCTGAGAACAAGGACAGACTCGATCTCCCACCCACTGAGTGCAAAGCAGGCCCTGCAAGCAAACTCCATCCCAAGCCCATGGCATCTGACCCTCCTGAAATGCGGGTAAGAGCTAAACAGCTCACTCAGTGGTTTTGGGCCATTGCTTCCTCCATGGAGGGGAGAAAAGGGCAGGAGAAGCTGCCTTCTAAAAACCAGAGACTAAATCAAACACAAGCAACACTCTCTGGCCCTCAGCTGTTTCCTCAGGAAAAGACAAAGGCTGTGCTGGCCcggtggctcagtggctcaaaGCGCTTGCTATCTATGCAAGCTGAAGAACTTGAGTTTGAACTCCACaactcatggtggaaggaggctgactcctgcaagctgtcttctgaccttcatatgcatgccatggtacctgttctgtgcacatgtgtgagtgtgcatgtacacacatgtgcacacacacattattataataaaaaagagaaaagcaaaggcttTCTAGCCACCACAAGGTGCTAGGGATGCCCGGGCTCAGCTTCCAGATGATACTCAACATGCAGCAATCTTATTTCTCTTCCtcactttttgtttctgtttttccttcacaTTACAAAGTATCAGTTTCTGGTTGGGGATTGTTCTCATGCAACAATCAAATCATCACCATCACCCTCATCACACTCaccctcatcatcatcatcatcatcatatcgAACACAGGGCTTCCGGGACACTAAATGCTCTGCCACTGTGCTGTGTCCTCAGCcctcaaattaattaattaattaattaattaattttgtattttacagGCAATCATTATTAAGACAGTGCCATTTTTACTACTGAAAGTCTCACAGGAAGAGCTGACATAATCAATTAGAACTTTCACTGAGGGGTTCCTACACTCCGGGTACATGAGCTGCCTCATGGGCACACACATTGAAGGGTACTACCTTATCTAGCCCTGTGAGACTGGCACATCTTAGACAACCCATCCCCTTGACCACACTTTCACTTAACTGCATGGGACTGAGCATGTCACAGCCACCCTCAGAGGTATCTACTATCATGCTGCTTCTAGGCGAAATCTCCAGATCATGAAAACATCCTTTTGATGCGTTTGAAAGTCAGGAGCCCTGGGACAGTGGTCCGTTAGCCAGGCTTACCTGTGTATCGGAATCCATGGATGAAGCCGCCAGCGGATTTCCGGTAGTCCACTGAGTGGCTGGCGGTCCCTAGGATAAAGAGACCCCGGCTTCCTTTGGACTCATAGCTGGCTTTGATCAGTGGGTATTTCTTGCTGAACTCAGTCCCCGAGGAGAGTCTGAGGGACCTGCCAGTGAGAAGGGTTGTTAGGAACAAGAGCTGCTGGGGACAAGGCCCCTGGCGCCCTCCTGCACTCTGAGATGCTCTCCTGAAGCCTTCCATAATCCCCAGGGAGGCCTGAAGGTGCTCCTGAGGGGTCCCCACATCCACCCCACTTAGACTCACTGGTCAAAAATGGAGAAGTCAAACGTCCATCCCAGGCAGCGGATGACACGGTCGTAGGCCACCCGCATGGCAAAGTTGTCGTTGTCATCCTCGGGGAGGGGAATAGAGTCGGCACTCTGGCTGCTGTTATTTTCCAGGAGGAACTTCAGGGTGATGTGGAACTTGCCCTTGCTGTCCTTCACGAGGGCCAGATACTCCAGGTCTGATTCCAGGAGGCCGTCTAGTGATTTCAGCTGGTAGGTGTCCAGTAGGCCATTGTTGATGGCTCTGGGGCCCCAAAAGCAGGCAAGAGAAGACAGAGGATCAGGAGGGCTGTCGGGTGCAGCCGAGGTTGGGGAAACGCCCATATTTGAGACCTTCTAACTCAAGGGAAGCTTCAACCCCACAGACATAACTCCAGGAGTTTGTgaacttctttctgttttttttttttttttcttttttcttttggtaaagATAAGGTCCTATGATGTgtaagctggcttcaaattcactaagtagccaaggctgaccttagactttgatcctccagcctctaccaCCTGAGTGCTGAGCTGAGACTACGGGTGTGCATCAGCTCGCCTTACTTGTGTggagctggggactgaacccagggagTCAAGCACTCACCAGGCCCCCGTGGTAGATCcttaagaggtggagcctagtgGCAGATCACTGGGTCATGCCCTCGGAAGAGATGAAGACAGTTCTGTTGGGAGCCCTGTAAGTTCCAGGTAGAGGTTTGCTATAGAAGGGAGCCCGACCTCCCCCTTGTTCTGGCTTCCCATCCTGTTATGGAACCTTACTGTCTgacatgtgtgcctgctgctgTGATACCATCTGCTATGGGGTGCTGGTGAGAGAGGAATAGACGGGAGACTTAGCCTCTGAAATCATGAACTCAGCCGCAGGCATTTTCTTATAGTATCAAGAAACAGCTTAGTACAGGATGTATGGTACAGAATATGTAAGCAGGAATGTAGCCTACCTGACATCTCCAACATAGTGGGTGGCCCAGGAGAGGCGGACCCGGGAACGGCTCAGCATGTGGACAAAGTTTGTGACACCCAAGATGTTTTCTGCTGTCTCAAAGGCTGAGTTCCCATGGCCCAGGATCAACACATTCTGGCCCACAAAGTCTTCAGGATCCACGGACACAGACTCGTACCCCTCCACATACTCAGAGCCGGGGAAGTCAACCAGTTTGGGGACTGCCAGACCAGTGGCTACAAGCAGGACGCTGCAGGTGGGGGACACAGAAAGATGACTCATTTCTTCAGTTGTACAACCACTCAGTGTGGATCTCCTTGCCTCATCCAGATTCCAGGCTCCTCAAGGACACGTCCACTCAGATGTTTACCCATTCACTCTTCCAGTTACTGACCCACGCCAGTGTGCCTCTCTCTAAGCTAGCCACAGAGCTTCATGCTTTATTGGAGGGATACCATACCTAGGGATTAAGTTTGCTCACTGATCCTATGATAAAGCAAAACTCTCTCCTTTAATCTCTCACACAGCGATGAGCTTCGTTTTCCCCAGGGGGTATGCACTCCACTCTGGCATTCAGGGTCCTCTCGTGCTGGCAAGCCAGGCACACACATCTTCTACCCATACTGTGCTGGTACATTCATCTAGATCTTATCTACTCCTCTATCTTCCCACTCCCCAGCTGGTATCCCCTGCCCCGTTTCATGAGGGAGGAGACATGGGACATTGAGAGTCGGGGCATCAGAACTCCTTAAAGCAGGAAAGCCTCAATCTGAGCACAGAAGGGCCTGCTTCCAAAGTCCTGCTGAGATGTGAGCTTGATCTATAGCCTGGGATAGCCTTGGATctagcaatcctcttgcctcagtttctctaatgctggagttacaggcatgtgtgcTACTATGCCCAGCTCTGCTCTCTATACTGGCGGGGATTATAATGGGGTGGCTTTTTCTGGCTGCAGAACGGTTTGGCCACAAGGGATGCATATGGCAAacactcctttgttttctgaccCCTTTCCTCTTTGTGCCTCACTCCTTTCTACTCCAGTGAAGCTACCTAAAATCTAAGAGTCCCAGtcaagacaccccccccccctttttttttctgagctgcAGGAACAGATGAACAATAGTTACACGCTTGTCTGGAGCCAGGAGTGAAGCTGACAGCCAGGAAGTGAACATGGAGTAGCAGACAGGACACAGGCTTAGGTACTAGCAAAACCCCAACCCAATGTAGCCCCACCCCGTTAGTGGTAAGACACAGCTTGTTGATCAAGGTCTTCAGAGCAGAGCCTCAGATCTGTGCCTGCTAAATGAGTGTTAGGGAGCATGTTCTCTAGGTTTCTTATGACGACTGAACAAGTTTGAGATGCCCACATAATGTCTCTTAAACCAAAGCAAGGTGACATCTGTATCTGGAAGCCATGCTTGTTTGGCCTTTCGATCTGGTTCTGTTCTGAAATCCTACTGGCTAGTGACTAACGTTGCCCAGACACTTCACCCTGCCTATCTCAGCATGGGTTTTGGGGACACTTATTTTAGAAAACTATCAGATGTGTCCAACCCGTGGCCTCTGGGCCACATGGGATCCAGGATAGCTATGATCATGACCCAGTACAACTTGCAAACTTACTTAAAATATGagatttttgtatatgtatgtttcaCAACTTGGTTGCATGGTTTTAGAACTTGAATCCtgtgaatgaaaatgtaaaaggtgctgggcagtggtggcgcacgtctttaatcccagcacttgggaggcagaggcaggtggatttc contains these protein-coding regions:
- the Foxred2 gene encoding FAD-dependent oxidoreductase domain-containing protein 2; amino-acid sequence: MGPSGLLVALALHLAVCSRPHRDYCVLGAGPAGLQMAALLHRAGRDYEVFERESAPGSFFTRYPRHRKLISINKRHTGKANAEFNLRHDWNSLLSDDPHLLFRHYSQAYFPDASDMVRYLGDFARRLGLHVLYNTNITHVTLDKDPQAWNGHYFILTDQKGQVYQCSVLLVATGLAVPKLVDFPGSEYVEGYESVSVDPEDFVGQNVLILGHGNSAFETAENILGVTNFVHMLSRSRVRLSWATHYVGDVRAINNGLLDTYQLKSLDGLLESDLEYLALVKDSKGKFHITLKFLLENNSSQSADSIPLPEDDNDNFAMRVAYDRVIRCLGWTFDFSIFDQSLRLSSGTEFSKKYPLIKASYESKGSRGLFILGTASHSVDYRKSAGGFIHGFRYTVRAVHRLLEHRHHGIPWPSIEYPITQLTSSIIRRVNEASGLYQMFSVLADIILLKENATAFEYLEEFPMQMLAQLEMLTGRTARHGLFVINMEYGKNFSGPEKDVFYYDRSVAHIEDAWMSNFLHPVIYYYRHLPTEQDMRFRPAQWPLPRPVAIHHIVEDFLTDWTAPVGHILPLRRFLENCLDTDLRSFYAESCFLFTLTRQRLPPFCQQGYLRMQGLSSTKSLWQHGVESRLLQDYTAMENSSRWLGDHSSAPGPLTQSLDSNKEEL